A stretch of Candidatus Hydrogenedentota bacterium DNA encodes these proteins:
- a CDS encoding Gfo/Idh/MocA family oxidoreductase, translating to MKNHSAETRKNLNRPSRRAFLRSSLAAAGAVSLGAPALAQPGSANERLNIAIIGAGGRGAGNAESVASENIVALCDVFEPALAAAASKFPNARKFTDFRELYDHASEFDAVVVSTCEHTHAFATLPALQLGKHVYCEKPLTHNVWEARIIREAANKAKAATQMGTQIHATDNYRRIVELVQSGAIGPVGEVHVWVGRAWGWHATEEECQKAQDIVCVQERPADEDPIPEGLHWDLWLGPAPYRPFNQVYFPGPKWYRWWDFGNGTMSDLGSHWIDLPFWALKLDYPRTIEANGPPLHPEIAPASMQAAYEYGARGDLPPVKLTWYQGFYKPQILKDGGIPNWDSGVLFIGGKGMLLADYSKHVLLPEETYKDFVPPPQSIPASLGHHAEWVHACKTGAPTTCNFEYAGWLTEANHLGNVAYRTGKKLEWDPAALQAANAPEAAQFIRREYREPWKLV from the coding sequence ATGAAAAACCATTCCGCCGAGACTCGCAAGAACCTGAACCGTCCAAGCCGCCGGGCCTTTCTCCGTTCATCGCTCGCGGCTGCCGGGGCCGTTTCGCTGGGCGCGCCGGCCCTCGCCCAGCCGGGCAGTGCCAACGAACGCCTGAACATCGCGATCATCGGCGCGGGCGGCCGCGGCGCGGGCAACGCGGAATCGGTGGCTTCGGAAAACATCGTGGCGCTGTGCGACGTGTTCGAGCCGGCCCTCGCCGCCGCGGCCTCGAAGTTCCCCAATGCGCGGAAATTCACCGATTTCAGGGAACTCTACGATCACGCCAGCGAGTTCGACGCGGTGGTCGTCAGCACGTGCGAACACACCCATGCCTTTGCCACGCTGCCCGCCCTGCAACTGGGCAAGCACGTGTATTGCGAAAAGCCGCTCACCCACAACGTATGGGAGGCGCGCATCATCCGCGAGGCCGCGAACAAGGCCAAGGCCGCTACCCAGATGGGCACGCAGATCCATGCCACCGACAATTACCGGCGCATCGTCGAGCTGGTCCAGTCAGGGGCGATCGGCCCCGTCGGCGAGGTGCATGTCTGGGTGGGCCGGGCGTGGGGATGGCACGCCACCGAGGAGGAGTGCCAGAAGGCGCAAGATATCGTGTGCGTGCAGGAACGGCCCGCCGACGAAGACCCCATTCCCGAGGGACTGCACTGGGACCTCTGGCTGGGGCCCGCGCCGTACCGCCCGTTCAACCAAGTCTATTTCCCGGGGCCCAAATGGTACCGGTGGTGGGATTTCGGCAACGGCACCATGTCCGACCTGGGTTCTCATTGGATCGACCTGCCGTTCTGGGCGTTGAAGCTCGATTACCCGCGCACCATCGAGGCGAACGGGCCGCCGCTGCACCCGGAGATCGCGCCGGCGTCCATGCAGGCAGCCTACGAATACGGCGCGCGCGGAGACCTGCCGCCGGTCAAGCTGACCTGGTACCAGGGCTTCTACAAACCGCAAATCCTCAAGGACGGCGGCATCCCCAACTGGGACAGCGGCGTCCTCTTTATTGGCGGGAAGGGGATGTTGCTCGCGGATTACAGCAAGCACGTGCTCCTGCCCGAGGAAACCTACAAAGACTTCGTGCCGCCCCCGCAGTCTATTCCAGCGTCCCTCGGCCACCATGCCGAATGGGTTCACGCATGCAAGACGGGAGCGCCGACCACGTGCAACTTCGAGTACGCGGGCTGGCTCACCGAAGCCAACCACCTCGGGAATGTAGCCTATCGCACGGGCAAGAAGCTGGAGTGGGACCCGGCCGCGCTCCAGGCGGCCAACGCCCCCGAAGCCGCGCAATTCATCCGCCGCGAATACCGCGAACCGTGGAAGCTGGTGTAA
- a CDS encoding tetratricopeptide repeat protein: MDAATASKKFQESKVLFASGNFQQSLGMLDEVDRAFPHQKNIVYAKAMCLKNLGRREEAIAACQSVLSRFDDTKTKALLKELEREDLSAGLNLSDLLPTELRGAAPAPPAAVPPPLPSLPSGNFFLDEPIASTQAPPPPLEYAAPRGTRRYVIPGVVVAAVLLLLIGFPLVRGLMKGGGDQDGERAASSWEAQPRPAEGAAPGETAPGSVEGPVTGVVPAQTTAPQEVPAQITWYRTFSEGMQVAQQYQRYAFVFVTDESEASQKVEQTILMDQEVRRQSLNFICIRDKYDPNADPETQQPFFEEMPRPPVVRIYDSEGFPMMEMAGEELTTESLAAGMSVFATIKGLENFDYELPIGGLLLAVAISFLLAPWPLFLTLFFSGKLPMDGFVNNFISVGFTALRLNLLIGSLFGTVKALVILKDDLDMGIVDLVIFGVLYVFYLLTVAVLIMVVLGHAFLQQLLAS; this comes from the coding sequence ATGGACGCCGCCACTGCGAGCAAGAAATTCCAGGAATCGAAGGTTCTGTTTGCGTCGGGCAATTTCCAGCAAAGTCTTGGGATGCTTGACGAGGTCGACCGGGCCTTTCCTCATCAGAAGAACATTGTGTATGCCAAGGCCATGTGTCTGAAAAATCTCGGACGCAGGGAGGAAGCGATTGCCGCCTGCCAAAGCGTGCTGTCGCGGTTCGATGACACGAAAACCAAGGCCCTCCTCAAGGAACTTGAACGTGAAGACCTGTCGGCGGGCCTGAATCTCTCCGACCTGTTGCCGACGGAGCTCCGGGGCGCCGCGCCCGCGCCTCCGGCGGCTGTGCCGCCCCCGCTCCCGTCTCTTCCCTCAGGCAATTTCTTTCTGGATGAGCCAATCGCTTCGACGCAAGCCCCGCCGCCGCCTCTGGAATACGCAGCTCCGCGCGGCACCCGACGGTACGTCATTCCCGGCGTGGTGGTCGCGGCGGTTTTGTTGCTGTTGATCGGGTTTCCGCTCGTTCGGGGACTGATGAAGGGCGGCGGTGATCAAGACGGCGAACGCGCAGCTTCCAGCTGGGAAGCGCAGCCCCGACCGGCGGAAGGCGCCGCGCCGGGTGAGACCGCGCCCGGTTCCGTGGAGGGGCCGGTAACGGGCGTCGTCCCCGCCCAGACCACGGCGCCGCAGGAAGTGCCCGCGCAGATCACGTGGTACCGGACATTCAGCGAAGGCATGCAGGTGGCCCAGCAGTATCAGCGTTATGCCTTCGTATTCGTGACCGACGAGTCGGAAGCCTCACAGAAGGTGGAACAAACCATCTTGATGGACCAGGAAGTCCGGCGGCAGTCGCTGAATTTCATCTGTATTCGTGACAAGTACGACCCAAACGCCGATCCCGAAACGCAACAGCCCTTCTTCGAGGAAATGCCGCGCCCCCCCGTCGTTCGGATCTACGATTCTGAGGGATTTCCCATGATGGAAATGGCCGGCGAGGAACTCACGACGGAAAGCCTCGCCGCCGGCATGTCGGTGTTCGCCACGATCAAGGGTCTGGAGAATTTCGACTACGAACTGCCCATTGGGGGTTTGCTGCTGGCCGTCGCGATTTCCTTCTTGCTGGCGCCTTGGCCGTTGTTCCTTACCTTGTTTTTCTCGGGCAAGCTTCCCATGGACGGGTTCGTCAATAATTTCATCTCGGTCGGATTCACGGCCTTGCGGCTCAATTTGTTGATAGGCTCTCTTTTTGGAACCGTCAAGGCTCTCGTCATCCTCAAAGACGACCTTGACATGGGCATCGTCGACCTGGTCATTTTTGGCGTGTTATACGTGTTTTACTTGCTGACGGTTGCTGTCCTCATCATGGTCGTCCTCGGCCACGCGTTCCTGCAACAGCTGTTAGCCAGCTGA
- the carB gene encoding carbamoyl-phosphate synthase large subunit translates to MPRRNDIRKVMIIGSGPIVIGQACEFDYSGTQACKALRKLGYEIVLVNSNPATIMTDPGMADRTYIEPLNFETVKEIIAKERPDALLPNLGGQSGLNLASELARGGVLEEFGVKVIGVQVDAIERGEDRSAFKDTMNQLGIDMPRSELAYSVEEAERIAEKLGYPVVLRPAYTMGGTGGGLVYNIEELRTIAARGLSASLVGQVLVEESVLGWEELELEVVRDAKNQMITVCFIENVDAMGVHTGDSYCTAPMLTIAPELQQRLQKYSYDIVEAIEVIGGTNIQFAHDPNTGRVVVIEINPRTSRSSALASKATGFPIAMVSSMLAAGVTLDEIPYWRDGTLEKYTPSGDYVVVKFARWAFEKFRNIEDKLGTQMRAVGEVMSIGKNYKEALQKAIRSLENGRYGLGFAKDFNKKSLEELLTLLKYPTSERQFVMYEALRKGAVIEELYRLTHIKPWFLEQMKELVELEEQILAYKGKQLPDALLARAKKDGFADKYLAKLLGVPEERIRKQRTGAGAVEAWDAVPVSGVENAAYYYSTYNAPDTVGVSPNKKVMVLGGGPNRIGQGIEFDYCCVHAAFALREQGYESIMINCNPETVSTDYDTSNKLYFEPLTVEDVLSIYEKEKPIGVIVQFGGQTPLNIARELAEAGVPILGTTPETIDLAEDRDRFRHTIERLGIPQARSGMASTLEEALAIAADIGYPLMVRPSYVLGGRGMEVVHDEEMLRHYVAAAVDVSPERPILIDKFLENALELEADAISDGTGAFVPAVMEHIELAGIHSGDSACVIPPISIPPKHIETITEYTRRIAVEMHVVGLMNIQYAIANDTVYILEANPRASRTVPLVSKVCGISMANVATQIMLGKTLEEIGLVHRHIPHFGVKEAVFPFYMFPEVDPLLGPEMRSTGEVLGLANSFGLAFYRSQEAAQSKLPLEGAVLITVAEPDKPGVLEAARQFQNLGFTIRATSGTRAYLEQHGVKSELIKKVHEGRPNIVDAITNGEVHLVVNTPAGKLSAYDDSYIRKSAIKYKVPYVTTTAAATAAARGIAARKQNAAVVRSLQEYHQGIR, encoded by the coding sequence ATGCCGCGTCGTAACGACATCCGCAAAGTGATGATCATCGGGTCGGGGCCCATCGTGATTGGGCAGGCCTGCGAGTTTGACTATTCGGGCACGCAAGCCTGCAAAGCGCTGCGCAAGCTGGGGTACGAGATTGTGCTGGTGAATTCGAATCCCGCGACCATCATGACCGACCCCGGCATGGCCGACCGCACGTATATCGAACCGCTCAACTTCGAGACGGTCAAAGAGATCATCGCAAAAGAACGGCCGGACGCGCTTCTCCCCAATCTGGGCGGGCAATCGGGTCTCAATCTTGCTTCGGAACTCGCGCGCGGGGGCGTTCTCGAGGAGTTTGGGGTAAAGGTCATCGGAGTCCAGGTGGACGCCATCGAGCGCGGCGAGGACCGCAGCGCGTTCAAGGATACGATGAACCAGCTCGGCATCGACATGCCGCGCAGTGAACTCGCCTACAGCGTGGAAGAGGCTGAGCGCATCGCCGAAAAGCTGGGCTACCCGGTGGTGCTGCGTCCCGCGTACACGATGGGGGGCACGGGCGGCGGCCTGGTCTATAACATCGAGGAATTGCGGACGATCGCCGCGCGCGGCCTCTCGGCCAGCCTCGTTGGTCAGGTCCTGGTCGAGGAATCCGTGCTGGGCTGGGAGGAACTCGAGCTCGAGGTGGTGCGCGACGCCAAGAACCAGATGATCACGGTGTGCTTCATCGAGAATGTCGACGCGATGGGCGTGCACACCGGCGACTCGTATTGCACGGCGCCCATGCTCACGATCGCGCCCGAGCTGCAGCAACGTCTGCAAAAGTACTCGTACGACATCGTTGAGGCGATCGAGGTGATCGGCGGCACGAATATCCAGTTCGCCCACGACCCGAACACGGGGCGCGTGGTCGTGATCGAGATCAACCCGCGCACGTCGCGGTCTTCGGCGCTGGCGTCCAAAGCCACGGGGTTCCCCATCGCCATGGTGTCATCGATGCTTGCGGCGGGTGTGACGCTGGACGAGATTCCCTACTGGCGCGACGGCACGCTGGAGAAGTACACGCCGTCGGGCGACTACGTCGTGGTGAAATTTGCCCGCTGGGCCTTCGAGAAGTTTCGGAACATCGAAGACAAGCTCGGCACCCAGATGCGGGCCGTCGGCGAGGTCATGAGCATTGGCAAGAACTACAAAGAGGCGCTCCAGAAGGCCATCCGCTCCCTCGAGAACGGCCGGTACGGGCTGGGGTTCGCGAAGGATTTCAACAAGAAATCCCTTGAAGAGCTGTTGACGCTCCTGAAGTATCCTACCAGCGAACGCCAGTTCGTCATGTACGAGGCGCTGCGGAAAGGCGCCGTCATCGAGGAATTGTACCGGCTCACGCACATCAAGCCCTGGTTCCTCGAACAAATGAAGGAGCTTGTCGAGCTCGAAGAGCAAATCCTCGCGTACAAAGGCAAGCAGCTCCCCGACGCGCTGCTCGCCCGGGCCAAAAAAGACGGGTTTGCCGACAAATACCTGGCCAAGCTGCTGGGCGTACCCGAGGAACGCATACGGAAGCAGCGGACCGGGGCCGGCGCCGTCGAAGCGTGGGACGCCGTGCCGGTCAGCGGCGTCGAGAACGCCGCATACTACTACTCGACCTACAACGCGCCGGATACGGTGGGCGTGAGCCCCAACAAGAAGGTCATGGTGCTGGGGGGCGGCCCCAACCGGATCGGCCAGGGGATCGAGTTCGACTACTGTTGCGTTCACGCGGCGTTTGCACTGCGCGAGCAGGGTTATGAGTCGATCATGATCAACTGCAACCCCGAAACCGTCTCGACCGATTACGACACCTCGAACAAACTTTACTTCGAACCCCTGACGGTCGAAGACGTGCTCAGCATTTACGAGAAGGAGAAGCCCATAGGCGTGATCGTCCAGTTTGGCGGGCAGACGCCTCTCAACATCGCCCGCGAGCTCGCTGAGGCCGGCGTGCCCATTCTGGGGACTACGCCCGAGACCATCGACCTTGCGGAAGACCGCGACCGGTTCCGCCATACCATCGAGCGCCTGGGCATTCCCCAAGCGCGGTCGGGCATGGCAAGTACTCTCGAGGAGGCGCTCGCCATTGCCGCTGACATCGGCTATCCCCTGATGGTGCGGCCGTCGTACGTGCTGGGCGGGCGCGGCATGGAAGTTGTTCACGACGAGGAAATGTTGCGGCATTACGTGGCCGCGGCGGTGGATGTATCGCCCGAACGCCCGATTCTTATAGACAAGTTTCTGGAGAACGCGCTCGAATTGGAGGCGGATGCCATTTCGGACGGGACCGGCGCGTTTGTGCCCGCCGTCATGGAACACATCGAACTTGCCGGCATTCACTCGGGCGATTCCGCCTGCGTGATCCCGCCCATCAGCATTCCTCCTAAACACATCGAGACCATCACTGAATACACGCGCAGGATCGCCGTCGAGATGCATGTTGTCGGGCTGATGAACATTCAGTACGCCATCGCGAACGACACGGTATATATCCTCGAGGCCAACCCGCGCGCGTCGCGCACGGTCCCGCTGGTGTCCAAAGTCTGCGGCATCTCGATGGCCAACGTGGCGACCCAGATCATGCTCGGAAAGACCTTGGAAGAGATCGGGCTTGTGCACCGCCACATTCCGCATTTCGGTGTGAAAGAGGCGGTGTTCCCCTTTTACATGTTTCCGGAAGTCGATCCGCTTCTCGGTCCCGAGATGCGGTCGACCGGCGAGGTTCTCGGCCTGGCGAATTCGTTCGGCCTGGCGTTTTACCGGTCGCAAGAGGCCGCTCAGTCCAAGCTGCCGCTCGAGGGGGCTGTGCTGATCACGGTCGCGGAGCCTGACAAGCCCGGCGTCCTCGAAGCCGCGCGCCAATTTCAGAACCTTGGGTTTACGATTCGCGCCACGAGCGGGACCCGCGCCTACCTTGAACAGCACGGGGTGAAATCGGAACTCATCAAGAAAGTGCATGAGGGCCGGCCCAACATCGTCGATGCCATCACCAACGGCGAGGTCCACCTCGTGGTCAATACCCCGGCCGGGAAGTTGAGCGCGTACGACGATTCATACATCCGCAAGTCGGCCATCAAGTACAAAGTACCCTACGTGACGACTACCGCCGCGGCCACCGCCGCCGCGCGCGGTATTGCCGCCCGCAAACAGAATGCCGCCGTGGTGCGGTCGCTCCAGGAATACCACCAGGGCATCCGCTGA
- a CDS encoding Gfo/Idh/MocA family oxidoreductase: MMAKIGVMSFAHMHALSYAACLNELAGAELAAIWDDDPRRGREQAAAHRTKFVENMDDFLALDMDGVIVASENVKHRAMVEKAAAAGKWILCEKPLAPTVEDCRAMVDACKKAGVGLGTAFPCRYIPSVMAVKEELDKGVYGEIYAASCTNNGQFPGGWFAKRELAGGGATMDHTVHVADLLRWMLNREFTRVYCENGNLLRPGIDVDDVGSLHMEMEGGVIVSHIASWNRAASFPTWGDVTLELIGEKGVVAVDAFNQKLHVYDDAAMKAAWNYWGGNPDLGLIKDFVAAVDEKRDPAATGVDGMKAVEVTVAAYKSASTHRMVPIG, from the coding sequence ATGATGGCCAAGATCGGAGTGATGAGTTTCGCGCATATGCATGCCTTGAGCTATGCAGCGTGTTTGAATGAATTGGCGGGGGCGGAGCTTGCCGCCATCTGGGACGACGACCCGAGGCGCGGCAGGGAACAGGCCGCCGCGCATCGCACGAAGTTCGTCGAGAACATGGATGACTTCCTCGCCCTCGATATGGACGGGGTCATCGTCGCATCCGAGAACGTGAAGCACCGCGCGATGGTCGAGAAGGCCGCGGCGGCAGGCAAATGGATCCTGTGTGAGAAGCCGCTGGCGCCTACGGTCGAGGACTGCCGTGCCATGGTCGACGCGTGCAAGAAGGCCGGCGTGGGTCTCGGAACGGCGTTCCCTTGCCGCTACATTCCCTCGGTGATGGCGGTCAAGGAAGAATTGGACAAAGGGGTCTACGGCGAGATCTATGCGGCGTCATGCACCAACAACGGGCAGTTCCCCGGCGGCTGGTTCGCCAAGCGCGAGTTGGCGGGCGGCGGCGCCACCATGGACCATACGGTGCACGTGGCCGACCTGCTGCGCTGGATGCTGAACCGCGAGTTTACCAGGGTCTACTGCGAAAACGGGAACCTCTTGCGGCCGGGCATCGATGTCGACGACGTGGGCAGCCTCCATATGGAGATGGAAGGCGGCGTGATCGTGTCGCATATCGCGAGCTGGAACCGGGCCGCGAGCTTTCCCACCTGGGGCGACGTCACACTCGAATTGATCGGCGAGAAGGGCGTGGTAGCCGTGGACGCATTCAACCAGAAGCTCCATGTCTATGACGATGCCGCCATGAAAGCCGCGTGGAATTACTGGGGCGGAAATCCAGACCTCGGCCTGATCAAGGATTTCGTTGCCGCAGTGGACGAAAAACGCGACCCGGCTGCTACCGGAGTGGACGGTATGAAGGCCGTCGAAGTTACCGTCGCCGCGTACAAGTCGGCAAGCACGCATAGAATGGTCCCGATTGGATGA
- a CDS encoding Gfo/Idh/MocA family oxidoreductase, with amino-acid sequence MNLGVIGCNTMGLMHCQMAVNAGLKVVACGDISRDNARKAARKFGAEAVGDCFALCARDDVDVIAVCTPTPTHTDYIKAAAAAGKHIFCEKPLGRTLEKVDGALAAVEKAGVKLYVGHVLRFFQEFEAMKAQVDAGKLGTVGFVKTYRGGIFPGGKLGWFSDWNMSGGVTLDTIVHDMDWVRYVFGDPARIFAQNLKRVFSERIDYALVTMRMKSGVICNIVGTWAHPSGFRVKVDICGDKGMVTFDSSEAPVCAQLRQGAGAGPSTIVPGSPVLVSPYQLEWEDFAAWLAGKGEPRVTPEDGRWGVRMALGALESAEAGQPVEFN; translated from the coding sequence ATGAATCTAGGAGTAATTGGCTGCAACACGATGGGCCTCATGCACTGCCAGATGGCGGTCAATGCGGGGCTGAAGGTCGTCGCATGCGGCGATATCAGCCGCGACAATGCCCGGAAAGCCGCCCGCAAGTTCGGCGCCGAGGCTGTCGGGGACTGCTTCGCGCTGTGCGCCCGCGATGACGTCGATGTCATCGCCGTTTGCACGCCGACGCCAACCCATACGGATTACATCAAGGCGGCCGCCGCCGCCGGCAAGCACATTTTCTGTGAAAAACCGCTGGGACGCACCCTGGAGAAAGTGGACGGCGCGCTCGCGGCCGTCGAGAAAGCGGGGGTGAAGCTCTACGTGGGTCACGTGCTGCGGTTCTTTCAGGAATTCGAGGCCATGAAAGCCCAGGTGGACGCGGGAAAGCTCGGCACGGTGGGATTTGTCAAGACTTATCGCGGCGGGATATTCCCGGGAGGCAAGCTGGGCTGGTTCAGCGACTGGAACATGAGCGGCGGCGTTACGCTCGACACCATCGTGCATGATATGGACTGGGTACGGTATGTGTTCGGTGACCCCGCGCGGATCTTCGCGCAGAACCTCAAGCGCGTCTTCAGCGAACGCATCGATTACGCCCTGGTGACGATGCGGATGAAAAGCGGGGTAATCTGCAACATTGTGGGCACATGGGCGCACCCCAGCGGATTCCGGGTGAAGGTGGACATCTGCGGCGACAAGGGCATGGTTACGTTCGACAGCAGCGAAGCCCCGGTTTGCGCCCAATTGCGCCAGGGGGCGGGCGCGGGCCCCAGCACTATCGTCCCGGGCAGCCCGGTGCTGGTGAGCCCGTACCAGCTCGAATGGGAGGACTTTGCAGCCTGGCTGGCCGGAAAAGGCGAGCCACGGGTCACGCCCGAAGACGGGCGGTGGGGCGTGCGTATGGCTCTCGGGGCGCTCGAGTCCGCCGAGGCCGGGCAGCCCGTCGAGTTTAACTGA
- a CDS encoding sugar phosphate isomerase/epimerase family protein, which translates to MKPSINQWAFPGEMPAQEALSTVKRLGFEAFEPCIGEGSTIDINATEKEVTAIRVHAEKEGVDLCSVGCGLGWKYPLGHPDAAKQDEAVAITEKALQLAHWLGAPSLLVVPATVSAELPYDVALEASLEGVQRLVPAAERLKVSIALENVWNKFLLSPVEMRDFIDQCESPFVGAYFDTGNIVLYGYPEQWIRILGSRIRAIHAKDFRTSAGTFSGFVMLMEGDVNWPAVVAALRDVGFDGALTAEFGAYQHSRDVMLRHVLTSLKTIIAM; encoded by the coding sequence ATGAAGCCATCGATTAACCAATGGGCCTTTCCGGGCGAGATGCCTGCGCAAGAGGCCCTCTCGACCGTGAAACGCCTGGGGTTCGAGGCGTTTGAGCCGTGCATCGGCGAAGGCTCGACCATCGACATCAACGCCACGGAAAAGGAAGTGACGGCCATTCGCGTCCATGCGGAGAAAGAAGGCGTCGATCTGTGCAGCGTGGGATGCGGGCTCGGCTGGAAGTACCCGCTGGGGCATCCTGATGCGGCCAAGCAGGACGAGGCCGTCGCCATAACGGAGAAGGCGCTTCAACTCGCGCACTGGCTGGGCGCGCCGTCGCTATTGGTGGTGCCGGCGACGGTATCCGCTGAGCTGCCGTACGACGTTGCGCTCGAAGCGTCGCTCGAAGGCGTCCAGAGACTGGTCCCCGCGGCGGAACGGCTGAAGGTAAGCATCGCGCTCGAAAACGTGTGGAACAAATTCCTGCTGAGCCCGGTCGAGATGCGCGATTTCATTGATCAATGCGAGAGCCCTTTCGTAGGGGCCTATTTCGACACGGGGAACATCGTCCTGTACGGGTACCCCGAGCAGTGGATTCGTATCCTGGGCTCGCGTATTCGCGCGATTCACGCGAAGGATTTCCGGACTTCGGCCGGGACCTTCAGCGGTTTTGTGATGTTGATGGAAGGCGACGTCAACTGGCCCGCCGTGGTGGCTGCGTTGCGCGACGTTGGGTTTGATGGCGCGCTGACCGCGGAATTCGGTGCGTATCAGCATTCGCGTGATGTGATGCTGCGACATGTGCTGACGAGCCTGAAGACAATCATCGCCATGTAA
- the eno gene encoding phosphopyruvate hydratase: MTRITDIRAREILDSRGNPTIEVDVYLASGFRGRAAVPSGASTGENEALELRDKDPKRYLGKGVTKAVENVNEIIAEELLGMEATDQRAVDSLLIKLDGTKNKGKLGANAMLGVSLATARAAAEALEVPLYKYIGGVNAHVLPVPMMNILNGGQHADNNVDIQEFMVMPVGAKSFKEALRMGAEVFHALKSVLKNQGLNTSVGDEGGFAPNLGSNVEAIEVILKAIKSAGYKAGKDVWLALDCASSEYYKNKKYVLSAEKKTDYSAAEHAEFLAAWAKKYPIISIEDGMAEDDWSGWKQLTDALGGTIQLVGDDLFVTNTQYLSRGIKEGIANSILVKLNQIGTLTETLEAVQMAQRAGYTAVISHRSGETEDSTIADFVVATNAGQIKTGSASRSDRIAKYNQLLRIEEELGDQAEFLGMGAFYNVPAKGKK; the protein is encoded by the coding sequence ATGACACGGATCACCGATATACGAGCCCGTGAGATACTCGACTCGCGCGGCAACCCGACGATCGAGGTGGATGTTTATCTGGCCAGCGGTTTCCGGGGACGTGCCGCTGTTCCCAGCGGAGCGTCCACGGGCGAGAACGAAGCCCTCGAACTGCGGGACAAAGACCCCAAACGGTATCTTGGAAAGGGCGTGACCAAGGCCGTTGAGAACGTTAACGAAATCATTGCCGAAGAGTTGCTCGGCATGGAAGCGACCGACCAGCGCGCCGTCGACAGCCTGTTGATCAAGCTCGACGGCACGAAGAACAAGGGCAAGCTGGGCGCGAATGCGATGCTCGGCGTTTCGCTGGCCACAGCAAGAGCTGCCGCCGAGGCACTCGAAGTCCCGTTGTACAAGTACATCGGCGGCGTAAACGCCCATGTCCTGCCGGTGCCTATGATGAACATTCTCAACGGCGGGCAGCACGCCGATAACAACGTCGACATCCAGGAATTCATGGTTATGCCGGTGGGCGCCAAGAGCTTCAAGGAAGCCTTGCGTATGGGCGCCGAGGTGTTTCATGCCCTGAAGAGCGTACTCAAGAACCAGGGGCTGAACACATCGGTCGGCGACGAAGGCGGTTTCGCGCCCAACCTGGGCTCGAATGTCGAGGCCATCGAAGTCATCCTGAAAGCCATCAAATCCGCCGGCTATAAAGCGGGCAAGGATGTCTGGCTGGCACTGGACTGCGCAAGCAGCGAATACTACAAAAACAAGAAATACGTGCTGAGCGCCGAGAAGAAGACCGATTACAGCGCGGCGGAGCATGCTGAATTTCTTGCAGCCTGGGCGAAGAAGTATCCGATCATCTCGATTGAAGATGGCATGGCGGAGGACGACTGGAGCGGCTGGAAACAGCTTACGGACGCGCTTGGCGGTACCATACAGCTGGTTGGCGACGACCTGTTCGTGACCAACACGCAATACCTGAGCCGGGGCATCAAGGAAGGCATCGCCAACTCTATCCTGGTGAAACTCAACCAGATAGGAACGTTGACCGAGACCCTTGAAGCCGTGCAGATGGCCCAGCGCGCCGGGTATACGGCCGTTATTTCCCATCGCAGCGGTGAAACCGAGGATTCGACCATTGCGGACTTTGTGGTGGCTACGAACGCGGGCCAGATTAAGACTGGTTCGGCTTCGCGGAGCGACCGCATCGCGAAGTATAACCAGCTGCTGCGTATAGAGGAGGAATTGGGCGACCAGGCCGAGTTCCTGGGGATGGGCGCCTTCTATAACGTGCCCGCAAAGGGCAAGAAATAG